The window ACAACGAACCATACGATTTTCTGTTTGTATTTCTGGTGGCATATTATCTTTACACTTTTCCATAACAAACGGGCATCTACCTGCAAACTTACATCCTTTTCTCATGTACTCTTCTGTTTCCAACTCTTTTATACTTATCCGTTCTGTCCATTTCTTTTTCGGATCTGGTTCAGGTATCGATTCTTTCAGCATCTGTGTGTATGGGTGTTTCGGG of the Petrotoga mexicana DSM 14811 genome contains:
- a CDS encoding oligopeptide/dipeptide ABC transporter ATP-binding protein yields the protein PKHPYTQMLKESIPEPDPKKKWTERISIKELETEEYMRKGCKFAGRCPFVMEKCKDNMPPEIQTENRMVRCWLYENKEDK